The genomic interval CTAATCTGCTGGTAAAGGGGGATTGATTTATTTTGAACAATTCGCAAATAAATGATTCTATCGATTTGTTCTTCTTTTCACATTTTTGGAACTCAACAAACGCCCAAACGTAATCTATCATTACTGGCGAATGGGTTGACATCACAACTCTATAGCCACGGCTTAAGAGGTCTAAAACCGTAAGAAAGGCATCTCCGATAGCTTTGGGGTGCAGCCCCATTTCAAGCTCTTCAATTATTACTGTATGCACTCCGCCAGTAGTTTGCATTCTCCCGGCCGGCAACAGATAATACAAGCCATACAGATAAGGTATAAACTCTCTCTGACCTGCAGAAGCAGCATTAAGGGGGATGGATTCACTACCTCCATGGGGTGAAAGTTCGATTCTATAGCTACCAATATCTTGCTTAATAGACAAAGTGGAGTTTGCGAATATCGATGTCTCCAGATTATTTTTCAAAGCCTTGCTGAGTTTCCCTTCCATAGGAAAGAGATGTATCTTTTTTTGCCTATAAGGTAATAGCTTGGCGTTAAGCACATCACCAAACTCACGGACAGCATACGGCATGCTCTCTATATAATTCTTAAAAGCCCGTGGCCAACCATTTTCAAGAGTAATATACCGTTGTGCAGGGATGTAGAAACAGCTTAAATCTTGCCTCCCGTAAGCTTTGTTAATAAATTTGTTTATATCTTGCTTCTTTTCATTTACCGTTATGATAGACTGGTCGTTAATAAGAAAATCCATACCCTCGCCGAAGTAAATCTGTAAAAACCTGTTTAAATCCTTATCCCAGTATTTGTCATTATCCCTCAAGGTATAAACGATATTATTGATATCCTCAAATAGTTTAAGAAATTGCAAAAATACGGTTTTCCCTGTAGCTTGAGGACCAACCAAAACAGTCAGATCACCAAAGTTTATACTTGCTTTTTTAATCGAACCTATGTTCTCCAATGTCAGCGATTTCACAACATGGTTCATTTTTTTCTTTGTCATTTTTCCTCACAAATACTGAACAGAATATCTGAGCAAAAGCTCACAAAGTCTAACAAATTGTTTCAGGAATATCTGTCAATTAGTTTTTCCCTTGCCTCAGCTTCGAAAGACGGAGATGGGAAAAGAACTTGACAAAAAAAGGAAACTGATTATCATGTAAAATGTGAACCATCCTGAGTGACTACCCGCTGTGAAGGATGGGGACTGCCGGGGAGGTAGTAAATCCCGTCCGGCATCCTAATCAAGGAGAGCTTTACGGCTCTCCTTTAGTTATTATCAAGCAAAAAAACCGCTTCTCTTGTTGTCAATATTTCTATCCGCGCTTGTATCCCTTGCGTACATAACATCCCTTCTGTCCATCACCATTCCTCACTCATTTTAGCAAGAGCATCCTCTTGGTAATTGTGTTATTTTCAGTTACCAAACGGTAGAAATATACTCCGCTAACTACGCTGTGCCCGGATTGGTCGATACCGTTCCAGACCACGCTATGGCTACCGGAGGTCTTTAACTCATTGACAAGGGTCTGAACCTTTTGACCCTTCATATTGTATATCTCCAAGCGGACATTCCCTTTTGCCGGGATTTGATAATCAATCGTGGTGGAAGGATTGAAGGGATTGGGATAGTTTCCCTTTAGCAGAGTTGGTTGAGAGATATAATGATCGTCATTTGCGCTCACGTCGCTGGTGCGAAAGCGGAAGGGGATCGAATAGGTGCCGAGATTGGGGGAAGATAACACAAAACGGAAGTTTCCGATCCCGCTGGAGCCGATCCAGAGGTTGAGATGAAAAGCCACTTTGCCCCCGGAGAGGAGATTCAAGGGCATGGGGAGATTTCCCGGATAGCAGTTTCCGTCCTCGCCGCAATAATTGAAATACCAGTCTTCAGGAGCAGAATCGATCACGATTTGCATTATATAATTGTCCGATTGTCCCAGATTGAAGAACCACAAAGCGGGCGATTCAAACAGTCCCGCATTGCCGACGATGTTTGCGTCCCAATCAAATGCGGCTCGGAAGTTATATTGCGGAAGTGGCAATGTGTGAGCGGTTTGCAGGATCGCGGCGTCTTCGATTTGGACAAAGGCGAGCGCCCAAAGATTGTTTGCGTTCCAGGCGGGATTTATAGTGAAATATTGGTCAAAAGTAACTGTATTTCCGGCTCCGAAGAGGTTTAGCGGCAGGCTGACGACTTGTCTGGTCACGTTTGTGATTCCCTCCGAGACGTTATCTTCCACCAGATAGAGATGGAGCTGTTGATTGACGATGGAGAGCGTGGTAGAAAGCATTTCCACGTTTCCGGTGATCCGTCCGTTGACGGCACTGAAATCCGTGATATTCATTTTCAGCGGCGAGGCACTATAGAGATAGGGTTTCAAAGCCGCGGTATAGACGCTGCCGTCCGCGATGCCGTCTCCGCTACCATCGACGCGGGTTTTACCATTGAAGATGACTGCCGGGATGCCGAGGACATCATAATAACTGAATCTGGCATCGACGCTGGGGCTGCTGAGGTTGCCGGATTCCGTGTAAAGCCTCGCGGAGACAAATTCTCCGTTGTGGGTGTTGCCGTGCACGACACTCAAGCCTTCGATGGCGAGCAAACAACCTCCGCACCAGGTGGCGCCAAAATCTTCGGCGATCGAGGTGAGAGGATAGAAGTGCGGTTCCGCTCCTGCGCTGAAAATCAGCATCAGAGCAAAGATAGTGGCTATATATTTCATGGTTATATCTCCTGGATAATGTCTATATTTCAAAATCTGGTGTTCAGTTCCAGGCGCAAGCCCGAAAAGGGAGCCACATAGCGGCATACGCCATTGCGGCAGACCTTTCCGCCGGCTTCCTTACCGGCAAAGAGAACGATTTCGGTGTGGTCGTAGAGGCGGTATTTTGCTTCCATATTTAGCCAATAACGACTTTCCATAATGGATGAGAAGTCTTGCCAACGGCTTTGCGAGCCGAGGGAAAGCGAGGTCTTGCCGAGGGCGAGATCGGCTTGCAGCTTGGGCTCATAATGGTTGTTGGCGATAATGTTCTGTTGTTTTTCGACTATCTTGAATTCGCTGTGCAGGATGATGCTTTTGCCCATGACGGGGAAACCAATCGCGAGCGCGGGATTGAGTTCTTTCTGCCAGTGATCCGTGTTTTCATCCAGCTTCTCGATGTGGGAGAAAGAGAGCGTGGCATGCCGGTTTCCCTGTGTCCAATCCAGAGCGGCATGGGCATCGTTCATTTTCTTGGTCTCGTCTTTGTTCCAGGCTTCTGCATAGTCCAGATTCAGGCTGATGTTTTCGGCGGGGGAAAAGGTCGTCCAGCCTTGAAATCCTGTTTCGTCGATGGCGGAACCCTGGTTGTCCGAGAGGGTTTCGTTGTGATGGTTCGCGAGGGGAATGTCCTGCAGGCGGAACTGAAATTGGTCATAATTCTTATACGCGCCGCCGAACTGGATTCTATCAAGTGTGATGCTGGCGTCAGCATAGAGGGCGCTGCCGCTGATCGCTGAAAGCCCAAAACCGCGTTTGTAGAGTTCGCGGGTGGCATATTCGCCATAGATTTCGACGATGCCGATGTTGTATCTCATCCTGCCGCTGAAGACTTCGCTTTGGTTGTAAGTGTTGAATGGGGTGAAACTGCGCATGCCGACAGCGCTGCCGCCAATGGAAAGCGCGTCATGCAAGGGATATTCGGCATCGATTCCATAAGCAAGATCATATTTCCCGGCTGCGGTGGGGCTTTCGATTGCTCCGTAGAGGGCTTTGAGCCGGAGGACTTCATCATAGCGCACTTTGAAGCCTGTGAGACGCTGATCCGTATCAAACTCGATATCCTGGAAGCTGCGCAGCGCGATGCCGCTGCCAAAGGTCTCTTCGATCGTTCCGGCATGGATCAGGATGGCGTCTTTGTTGTAATTGACATACAGTTCTTTCCAGCCGAATTGGAGACGCGTGGGATCGATATCTTCCAAAAGCTCGCTCTGGCTGGTTGAATACTTTGGCAGTTCGGCGATGAACTTCATACCGAAGCTGAAATCCCGGTAGCCCAGATTGAAGGCAAAGGAATCGCGGAAATAGACGCTTAGGGAGTCCTCCACGCTGCGATAGACAAACTTAGCCTCGTTCAATCCGCTCAGGCTGGGGACGTTTTGGGCAAAGAGCATTCCGCCGAGAAGGAAGATCATGCACAGCGGTAATATCTGTTTTCGCATCGTCATTCCGCCTCGGTGTCGAGATTCAGCAACACGCGGATATGATTGTCGTAATGCTCGATGATGCCGGGTTCGAAGCCCAGATGGGAATAGACGATTGTGCCCTCTTTATCGAGGATGAAGGTGTGGGGAGGATTGGTGACATTGAGTTTTTTCGCCAGGGTTTTTTCGGAATCGAAGAGGGTGACAAACTTGAAGTTCTTGCTTTTGAGATAGTTCTTGGCTTTGTTGACGCCCTTGGGTGCGTCGATGGAAACGAGCACCACGGTCAGTGAGTCATATTTGAGGGCAAGCTCGTTCAGATAGGGCATGGAGTTTTTGCAGGGTGTGCAATAATCCGCCCAGAAATCCATCAGGATGGGACCCTTGCCCAAGAGATCGGCAAGGGTCACGTTTTTGTTATTGATGTCCGGCAGCCGGAAATCGGGCATCGCTTCGGCAAAGGCAAAGCCCGCGATGAGGCATAGTGTGATCAATATCAAAGAAACTTTCATGTTGGCTCCTATTTCTTCACTTGAAGGGGAAATTCCACGCCGCTGTAGATCACGGCGTCGTTTGCAAAGGGCGAGGGCTTGCGCTGGACATAGATCACCAGCGAGGCGTCATCCGGAATCGGTTTGCTGGAAACCAGGGTGAAATCTATCGGCAGTTCGATGTTATAGGTGCTAATATCGATGCTGCCCTTGGCGAGCACGAGGTTTTTCAGAGGGATGCCTAACACATTGTTGTAGGTGGAAACGCGGTCGATGAGCACATAAGTGAGATAGGTCTGGGCAAAGCCGAAGTCGTTGGATAAAGGAATCACTCGCACCGAGCCGTTGATCGTCTGCCCGATGATGCTGTATCCGATATCCTGATAGGACATGGGGCTGTCAATTTCGATCAGAGAAGCGATCAGGGGTTGATAGAGATCGAGGACGTCGGGATTGCTGCCGACGAGTTTGCTCTGCCCCTGAAACACTACTGCCGGCACGCTGGAATAACCGTAGTAAGCGAAAGTGTTGTCTCCCGGGACGGTGGCGGGTCCGCTGATGTGGTATTCCAGATAGGAAAGCTGGTTTGGATACTGAGCCTGAAGATCGTGGAGCAGTGCGTCCACCACGGGGCAGTTTGGACACCCGAGAAAGCTGAAATACTCAAGGATGACGCGTTGTTTCACGGTGGGGCAATCGCAATCGATCTGATTGCCTCTGAGCAGCCAGTTTCCATTTCGTTTGACCAAGCGCTCGCCAACGAAGGTGCTGTCGATCAGCACTGATTTGTCTGCCGCTGAGCTGATCTTCAGTCTCCAATTCACGATGGCGGTGCTATCCGTCTGGGTCTGTGCGCTTTGCATGGTCACTTCGATGCTCGCGTTCGGGTTCAAAGACAGGATGTTTTGATAGAAATCTTCCCGCTCTCCTTTGTTGATGCCAAAATGCAGGTAATCATCGGCATAAAATTGCATCACGGGAGTGAGATTGGTGGGCGTGGCGTTGTCAAAACCAGTTTGCAGAGGGCTGAAAAACGCCGCTTCAAAATCCACCCCGACCGGTGGCAGAAAGTCGTGGCTGAACCTATCGCACCCAAAAGCCATTAATGCGAGTATGGCGAGGGCAAGGATGGAGTATCTCAATTTGCCTCCTTGAGAGGTATCTGTTCAAGGGCTTTGCGGATGTCGGACTTGCTGAAAAGCTCGCTCATCTTGATCGGCGACTTACCGGGAATATATAAAACGTTGAAGGGCACGCCGATGCTGCCGCCTTTTTGTATCCAATCCAGCAGCACGGGATCCTTGCGGGTGAAATCTCCCTTCAATAATACCACGCCTTTTTCCGCAAACTCCCGCATGATGTCATCCTGATGCAAGACCTTGCGTTCGTTCACCTTGCAGTTTGCGCACCAGTCCGCACCGATGTCTAAAAAGACGGGTTTCCCCTCCGCCTGCAGCTTGTCAAAAAGCTGCGGACTGAACACATACCAGCCATCATGATCGGCAGGCTGCAAATCTCCGGTGGTTTGGATCACCTTGGTTTCTTCCATGAAGGGAAGATAGGTATATGCAGAAAGGGCAATCACGCCAACGGCGAGGAGCGTGAATATGAACTGAACCGCCTTGGAATGTTCCATGCGCACAAATCTGCCATAGAGCCAGGCGGCAAAACCGAGAAAGATCACATAGTGGCTCACGGAGAGCAGGTAAGCGCCGCTTCTCGTTAGCCCCCAGAGGGTTGAAAAGTATTTGAAGACGAGCAGCATAAGCACAAAGCCCATCAATTCCTTGAAGATGTTCATCCATTCGCCGGGCTTGGGGATCCATTTCAGCGCCCTTGGATACATACTGATGATCACAAAAGGCAGGGCGAAACCGAGACCAATCAGCAGAAAAAATACCACCAACAGAGGCGAGGAAAGCCTGACCGCCACTTCCAGAGCAGGACCCATAAAGGGGCCCATACAGGAAAAGCCCATCAAAAAGGCAAACACTCCCCAGAAGAAAGAGCCGGTATAACCTTTACGCGAAGTGGCTTTGCTGGCGGTGTTCTGTCCTGGTGCGTTCATCACGAAGACGCCCAAAAGCGAGAGTCCGAAGACGAAGATGATGCTGAGCATGATCAGATTGTAAGTGAGGCTTTGATTGAGAAATCCGTAGGTGAGGTTGACTCCCGAAAGCCGCGCGATGACGAAAGCAGCCGCGATCGAGCCAAAGGAAAGCAGCACTCCGAGCGTGTAGATCATCGTGTGCAGAAAGAGTTTGGTGATATCTTTCTGCGCCTGGTTGATCATGCTCATCGCGCGGATGGGAAGGATCGGCAGCACGCAGGGAGTGGCGTTGAGCACGATGCCGCCAAGGATCGCCATCAGCATATAGAAGATGATGCTTTTTGTAGTGGTGCCGGCAGGGGGGACTTCCGTTTCCGGCAGCGTTTCCGCGGTTGTCAATTCGATGCTTTCGGTGGTGTCCGGCTCCGATGGAGTTTTCTCTTCGGATCCGGTTTCGGTGCTTGGCGCAAGCGGCACTTCTTCCGCAGCCAGAATCTCCAGACTGACCTTGTCAAGCGCTTCTACCGGCGGATCGCAAAACCCGCTAATGGCATGGCAGAGACCATAGCTCATTTCGGCTTTGATTTCCGTCTTTCCAGCTTTGGCTATGGCTTTGACGGTGAATGGAAGCGTGAGCGTCAGGCTTTTGTAATATTCCCAGAATCCATCTTCGGAGATTTTGTCCGGTTTGGGATATTGATGTTTGCCGAAACTGAGCGAGGAGTTTTCTCCGATCAGGTAGAAATAGGAGCTCTCCAGGTCCTTGGGATCGTGGGATTGCTTTTTGCCTTCGGGAATGCTCAAAGTTGCGCGCAGAATGCCCTTTTCGCCAGGTTTGAGCGATGCTTTATCCAGGGAGAACTTTACGCTTTGTGTGCCCGGCAGCATACCTGCCAGAGCGAGCGCGATCATTATCATCAGCATCTTTGCGTGGCTACGCATCAATACCTCCACTTATTTGTCTATCAATATCAATAAAGTATAAGCAGAAAACATTCCACAGCAATGGCTCATTTCAAACTAAAACCGCCGGCGCAGACGTTGCAAGTCCCGGTATTGGGAAATAACCAAGCCCGTCAGAGTGAGTGCCAAACCTATGCTGGATTGCGTGTTGAGCCGGTCTCCGAGGATCAGAAAAGCCAGAATCACGGTGAACACCGGGATCAGATTGGTGAAGATGTTTGCTCTGATCACGCCAAGCTCGCGGATCACACCCGTATATAACAGAAAAGCGCCTACGGAAGCGAAGATGGACATCCCCGCGATCGTGGTGAGCCCCCTTGTGGAATGCTGAAGATTGATGAAATGAGACCAGTCGTTGATAAAAAAGACCGGCACGAAATAGATCAATCCGAAAAAACTCTGCCAGGCAACGATGGTGAGCGCGGAATACTTCAAAGTGAGAGAGCGAATAAGAAGTCCATAGAGCATTCCAGCCATCACCGCCAGAAGCAAAAACAGGATGCCGGTGGTCGTTGCGGCAAGATCATCCGTGCCCAGGCTCATCACCGCGACGCCGCTGAAAGAAACGATCAGTCCCACGACCAATAGCGGGTAGATCTTTTCACGCAAGAAAAGCCAGGCTCCCACGGCAGTCACGATTGGGATCGTCGATATGATCAGGGAACCCAAAGTCGCGGACACATGCTGCATCCCGTTCGCCTCTCCCAGAAAGTATAGAAAAGGCTCGCATAAAGAAACCAACATCATGTGCAGCATATCTTTGCGGTTGATCTTCTGCCAATGTCCGCTGAGCAGCATCACCGTGAAAAGCAGCAGCGATGCCAGCACCAGACGCAAAAACACGATCTCGATGGGACGATAGGTCTCCAGCGCCACCTTGATCCAGACGAAAGTGAGCGCCCAAAACAGCATTGCCAGGGTCGCTTTCAGGTAGGTGATCATGTGTCCTCTCGGAGCGTCCATCTATGGTCTCAGCCTCTCCACCTCTGTCATAAAAGCCTTTATCCTCTGAAGGGAAAGGGCATTTGACCATAATCCATCCACCTTGAAGTGCGAACCCACGATGAAGGCGTCGGCGAGCTCCCAGTATTCACACAGATTCACGGTCGTGATGCCGGAGCCGATCAGGATGGGGAGCTTGCAGGCTTTGCAAACTTCATCCAAGTCCTTGATATTGCAAGCCTTGCCGGTGCTGTTTCCGCTTACTATCACTCCATCGGAGAGAAAGAACTCCGCAGCGGACGCGGTTTCCCCGATGCAGATATCCTGTGTCAGGCTGTGCGAACTATGCTTTTTCTTGATGTCTGTGAAGATGTCTATCTCCTCCGCACCCAGATATTTGCGATAGCGCAGCAGCTCCGCGGCGTCGGACTGAATGATGCCTTCGTCGGCTACGTGGGCAAAGACGAAACCTTCGGCTCGGATAAAATCCAGTCCCGCGGCATGGGCGACCGCCAGAGCCGCTTTATTCGCTCCCGCAAGGATTTGGATGCCCAAAGGAAGGTCGGTTTCCCTCCTCAGTTCATGTGCCAGCACGCTCATGGCGCTGATGATCTCGTCACCGACCACGCGCCTGGAGTATGGAACGTCGTGCATGTTTTCGATCAACATGGCATCAACGCCATGTTCTTGATAGGTATGAGTTTCCTCCAATAAATGGTCGATAATCGCCCTCATGGAGTGGCGGTGTTTTGGCGTTCCCGGCAATGCCTGCACGTGCAGCATGACGATTATCGGCTTGCGGGCTTGATCTGCAAAGAGTTTCATGGCTTGGTTACTCCTTGATTGGGAACTGTTTTTGCACCTGATTGATCATGGTGTCCAGGAAAAGAATGCCGGTGTCATAAGCATCGAAGGGCTTGAATCCCAGATACTTTTCCCATTGCCCGAGGACATAGTCGTGCGAGACCACGCGATAGACTGCGTCGTGTTCCAAACGATAGCCGCCCATGTCAAACCAGCCATGATCGCAATCGTGCCAATGTTTGCAATACTCGGGAATCCAACCCGGCGCGCTGGTCTGACAGATATCATAGGGGCGCTGCATTTTGTGCAGATTATTCAGTTCCCAAAAGGTCAGCAGGTCTTTTCCGGTGCAGGAAAAGAGCACAACGCTGTTGTTGAAGGGCAGCACTTCGTGCATATCTTTCAGGGTTATCTTTCCCGCAGGAACGGATTTGCGGATTCCGCCATTGTTGATGATGGCAATGTGCGGCAGGTAGGGATCGGCGAATTCATCCTTGAGAGCCTTTGCCATCCAGCGGGAGACGTTCGTTTCGACGTATTTGTCCGGAATCCAGTCAAAAGGCAGAACGCCGATGACTTTACCCAGCTCATCCTCGATTTGCATCGATTTCTCGCTCACGAAAGCCGAGATGAAACCGCCAATATCGGGAAAGTTTGTTAAAAGCGGAACAAGGGCATTGGTAAAAGATACAACGCGGTCGTCCAC from Candidatus Cloacimonadaceae bacterium carries:
- a CDS encoding AAA family ATPase, with translation MTKKKMNHVVKSLTLENIGSIKKASINFGDLTVLVGPQATGKTVFLQFLKLFEDINNIVYTLRDNDKYWDKDLNRFLQIYFGEGMDFLINDQSIITVNEKKQDINKFINKAYGRQDLSCFYIPAQRYITLENGWPRAFKNYIESMPYAVREFGDVLNAKLLPYRQKKIHLFPMEGKLSKALKNNLETSIFANSTLSIKQDIGSYRIELSPHGGSESIPLNAASAGQREFIPYLYGLYYLLPAGRMQTTGGVHTVIIEELEMGLHPKAIGDAFLTVLDLLSRGYRVVMSTHSPVMIDYVWAFVEFQKCEKKNKSIESFICELFKINQSPFTSRLVNIEKKKFRLHYFKPTGKYSNTNSLSYIQIHPLKIGQS
- a CDS encoding T9SS type A sorting domain-containing protein — its product is MKYIATIFALMLIFSAGAEPHFYPLTSIAEDFGATWCGGCLLAIEGLSVVHGNTHNGEFVSARLYTESGNLSSPSVDARFSYYDVLGIPAVIFNGKTRVDGSGDGIADGSVYTAALKPYLYSASPLKMNITDFSAVNGRITGNVEMLSTTLSIVNQQLHLYLVEDNVSEGITNVTRQVVSLPLNLFGAGNTVTFDQYFTINPAWNANNLWALAFVQIEDAAILQTAHTLPLPQYNFRAAFDWDANIVGNAGLFESPALWFFNLGQSDNYIMQIVIDSAPEDWYFNYCGEDGNCYPGNLPMPLNLLSGGKVAFHLNLWIGSSGIGNFRFVLSSPNLGTYSIPFRFRTSDVSANDDHYISQPTLLKGNYPNPFNPSTTIDYQIPAKGNVRLEIYNMKGQKVQTLVNELKTSGSHSVVWNGIDQSGHSVVSGVYFYRLVTENNTITKRMLLLK
- a CDS encoding DUF6029 family protein; translation: MRKQILPLCMIFLLGGMLFAQNVPSLSGLNEAKFVYRSVEDSLSVYFRDSFAFNLGYRDFSFGMKFIAELPKYSTSQSELLEDIDPTRLQFGWKELYVNYNKDAILIHAGTIEETFGSGIALRSFQDIEFDTDQRLTGFKVRYDEVLRLKALYGAIESPTAAGKYDLAYGIDAEYPLHDALSIGGSAVGMRSFTPFNTYNQSEVFSGRMRYNIGIVEIYGEYATRELYKRGFGLSAISGSALYADASITLDRIQFGGAYKNYDQFQFRLQDIPLANHHNETLSDNQGSAIDETGFQGWTTFSPAENISLNLDYAEAWNKDETKKMNDAHAALDWTQGNRHATLSFSHIEKLDENTDHWQKELNPALAIGFPVMGKSIILHSEFKIVEKQQNIIANNHYEPKLQADLALGKTSLSLGSQSRWQDFSSIMESRYWLNMEAKYRLYDHTEIVLFAGKEAGGKVCRNGVCRYVAPFSGLRLELNTRF
- a CDS encoding TlpA disulfide reductase family protein; this encodes MKVSLILITLCLIAGFAFAEAMPDFRLPDINNKNVTLADLLGKGPILMDFWADYCTPCKNSMPYLNELALKYDSLTVVLVSIDAPKGVNKAKNYLKSKNFKFVTLFDSEKTLAKKLNVTNPPHTFILDKEGTIVYSHLGFEPGIIEHYDNHIRVLLNLDTEAE
- a CDS encoding thioredoxin family protein; its protein translation is MRSHAKMLMIMIALALAGMLPGTQSVKFSLDKASLKPGEKGILRATLSIPEGKKQSHDPKDLESSYFYLIGENSSLSFGKHQYPKPDKISEDGFWEYYKSLTLTLPFTVKAIAKAGKTEIKAEMSYGLCHAISGFCDPPVEALDKVSLEILAAEEVPLAPSTETGSEEKTPSEPDTTESIELTTAETLPETEVPPAGTTTKSIIFYMLMAILGGIVLNATPCVLPILPIRAMSMINQAQKDITKLFLHTMIYTLGVLLSFGSIAAAFVIARLSGVNLTYGFLNQSLTYNLIMLSIIFVFGLSLLGVFVMNAPGQNTASKATSRKGYTGSFFWGVFAFLMGFSCMGPFMGPALEVAVRLSSPLLVVFFLLIGLGFALPFVIISMYPRALKWIPKPGEWMNIFKELMGFVLMLLVFKYFSTLWGLTRSGAYLLSVSHYVIFLGFAAWLYGRFVRMEHSKAVQFIFTLLAVGVIALSAYTYLPFMEETKVIQTTGDLQPADHDGWYVFSPQLFDKLQAEGKPVFLDIGADWCANCKVNERKVLHQDDIMREFAEKGVVLLKGDFTRKDPVLLDWIQKGGSIGVPFNVLYIPGKSPIKMSELFSKSDIRKALEQIPLKEAN
- a CDS encoding DMT family transporter, which codes for MITYLKATLAMLFWALTFVWIKVALETYRPIEIVFLRLVLASLLLFTVMLLSGHWQKINRKDMLHMMLVSLCEPFLYFLGEANGMQHVSATLGSLIISTIPIVTAVGAWLFLREKIYPLLVVGLIVSFSGVAVMSLGTDDLAATTTGILFLLLAVMAGMLYGLLIRSLTLKYSALTIVAWQSFFGLIYFVPVFFINDWSHFINLQHSTRGLTTIAGMSIFASVGAFLLYTGVIRELGVIRANIFTNLIPVFTVILAFLILGDRLNTQSSIGLALTLTGLVISQYRDLQRLRRRF
- a CDS encoding BtpA/SgcQ family protein, giving the protein MKLFADQARKPIIVMLHVQALPGTPKHRHSMRAIIDHLLEETHTYQEHGVDAMLIENMHDVPYSRRVVGDEIISAMSVLAHELRRETDLPLGIQILAGANKAALAVAHAAGLDFIRAEGFVFAHVADEGIIQSDAAELLRYRKYLGAEEIDIFTDIKKKHSSHSLTQDICIGETASAAEFFLSDGVIVSGNSTGKACNIKDLDEVCKACKLPILIGSGITTVNLCEYWELADAFIVGSHFKVDGLWSNALSLQRIKAFMTEVERLRP